The following nucleotide sequence is from Trifolium pratense cultivar HEN17-A07 linkage group LG2, ARS_RC_1.1, whole genome shotgun sequence.
TCCCTCCAACATTCTAATTTGTTTGCTTGAGTAAATGTTTTGGGTTCAGCTATGGAAGAAATTGTGCAACAAAAATGTGTGTAATGGGGTGAACAATTATCAtatgaaagaaaagaagaaaggggGTATGAAGAAATACCTGAAGACACATTGGAGCAGCTCTTGGATGGAAGATTGTAATGATAATTAGCAACAAGATAACCAGGAGGATGACTTATTCTAGTAGATTTCCTAACCGCAGGTTCAGGTGCAGAGTTAGAAACAGGAATTTCATGCTGAATTTCAGGGGCAGAAACAGAAGGCGAAAGAGGTGCAGAAGCATGCTGAATTTCAGGTACAGAATTAGATTGAGGGGACAAATGTATTAGAGGATCACCAAGATCACTAGGTGAAGAGATATGAGGGGTGGTAGTTGGTTTAGTTACAGGAGTGAAGGGAAATTgattctcataaaaaataacatttctaGAGACAAACAACTCATTGGAATTGAGATCATATAAGATTGATCCCTTGGTCCCCTCTTTAAAGCCAAGAAATATAGTCTTTCTAGCTCTAGGATTGAATTTTGTGCGATGGGCTTGCAAAGTAGTGGCATAAGCCAAACAACCAAAAACCTTTAAGTGAATTATAGAAGGTGGTTCCTTATGAAGTAACTCAAAGGGAGACTTAAATTTCAGCAATGGTGAGGGAATCCGGTTAATGATATGAACAGCATGTTGGACAGTAAAATTCCACATTGGAATCGGGACATGAGATTGGAAAGCCAATGATCTagaaacatttaaaatatgttgatGCTTTCTttcaacaaccccattttgttggggGGTTTCAACACAAGTTTTATGATGAAGAATACCTTTTGATGAAAGAAAAGAAGTCATAGCAATAAACTCACTACCATTATCAGATCTAAGACATTTCAAAGTAGTATGAAATTGATTTTCAACATAAGCAATGAAGTTCTTCAAGTGTTGTTGAGTTTCATCTTTTGTTTTAATGAATATTACCCAAGTGAATCTAGAAAAGTCATCCACAAGAGTAAGAAAATATTTGTGTCCTAGAAAAGAAGGGGTTGAATAAGGTCCCCATAAATCAACATGCAATAAGTCAAAAGGAGCTGAAGATTTTATTGAACTATGAGGAAAAGGTAATTTCTTTTGTTTAGCATAATGACAAGCATCACACGGTGAAGCATTTTTAATACAAGGAATGAAAGGAAATTGCTTAGAAATGATAGACAATCCTGAACTAGAAACATGGCCTAATCTCATGTGCCAAACATCAAAACTATCAGTAAAAACAGAATTACAAGAATTCTTATTGGCTAAGGAAGGACTGGCTGCAATCACATACAATCCTCCAACAAGATTAGCTGTACCAATCGTCTTCTTGGAATTGTTCTGCACAATGTGACACACACAATCAGTAATTTGAAGGCAACAATTATTGGAATTGGTTAATTTTGCAACAGAGACAAGATTAACACAAAATTCAGGAATGTACAAAACATTATGCAAAACTAGAGTAGGTGTAAGTTGCACAGTGCCTGAAATAGAAGCAAGAATTTTGTTGCCATTCGGCAGTGACACAGGAACAGGTTTAATAGATTTGAAACTAGTAAACGATTGAAAGTGGAAGGAAATATGATCAGTTGCACCTGTGTCAAGTATCCAAACAAAAGGACTCTTACCACTTGTCTTGTTAGAATCACAATTGAAAGCAAAAGGATGTGTCATTACTGAATTTGACTGATGAACTGCTGATGTGGAACCTGAATGTGGTTGTTGAGACTGTTGAATTAAAGTCAAAATGCCTTGAAATTGTTCCTGTGTGAAGCCACTGAATTGAGGAGCTTGATGTTGAGCAACTGAAGCATCAGTTTGAGCAGAATTTGCTTGGCTTTTACCTTTAGGTTTATATCCCGGAGGGAATCCATGAAGTTCAAAACATCCATCAATGATGTGGTTGGTTCTACCACAATAAGTGCACATTCGATTCTGACCGGATGGACCCTTGTTAGCATAAAAATTCTTTCCTCTACCGTGACCATTGGCAGCATTATTTCCACTAAAATTGCTAGGATTAGCAAGAACAGGTGGATTTCCGCGATTCCGGGAGGTGCCAGAACCATAATTAGATGCATTTTTAGAACCATAATTAGATGCATTTCTAGAAGCATTAGCAGCTAAAGCTATAGCATTCTCATCAGTTTGAGAAGTAGTGATACCATTACCAAGTAATTCCCTTTCTTGTTGCAAAACTAGGGAAAAAGCTTTGCTAACAGTAGGCAAAGGGTCCATAGCCATTATGTGTGATTTGGTGTGTGTAAAACGTTCATTTAAACCCTTGAGAAACCGAATGACATAGTCTTGCTCACGAAATTGTTTCATGGATGTATATCCACCACATGTACAAGCAATAGAGCACTTACAGTAAGGAATTGGGCGATAATCTTCTAATTCATCCCAATAAACTCTCAAACCAGTAAAGTAATCAGAGACATCAAGGTTACCTTGGCGAAATCGATATAATTCCTCTTGAATGTCAGAAATTCTGAAGATGTCACCTTGGGAGAATCGATTCTTCAGATCGGACCAAACTCCGGCGGCAGTGGAAATCGAGAGAATCGATTTAGCAATAGACTCGGAAACAGAACGGTGAAACCACGCGAGAACCATATTGTTGCATCGTATCCATTGTGCAAACATTGGATCATTCGTTGGCGGCTTCGAAAATGTCCCGTCGATAaacttttctttgtttttggaAATTAATGCGATGTGCATTAACCGGGCCCAATTGTGATAATTCTTGTTGTCCAATAATGGAGTTACAAGAACCACAGAGGGATTTTCATTAGGATGTAGGTAAAAAGGGTTTGAAGGATTGGTGAGGTAATCTGTGTAATTTGGGAAAGCCATAACTATGAGGGAAATTAATAGAAAAAAGGGAAAAGGGACAAGAATTGAGATATAACCGATGGCAGAATAAATCAATGGCGGAAGCAATGAAAATTTGCGACTGATACCATGTTACGATTCAAGAAACTATCACAAAACATAGTGGAATTTTCTGTATATTCAATTCACAATGAAACTTGTTGTTATCCTTTATACAAGATCCAAACCGTGACAGCTAGCCAAAGCTAATTCAATTAAATGGACAATTAAGATATTTAAATAATAGAGTTGACTAAtactaattctattttattgacAGCTACCAATTAGTAAATAATAGATAATAAAAAACAGCAGCagaaaaagaatataaaaaacaGTAGACACCAACTTCCATGATGAAACCTTGATAGCTCCCACgtttatatatattgttacTACAATTTAGTTTTCCAGTATCAATCCCTATGATCTAGCATCTTAATCATAGCACAcattacttatatatatatatatatatatatatatatatatatatatatatatatatatatatatatatatatatatatccttatCTCCACATCATGCCATTTTAAATTCATCTCATTAGCATCATAATTCACACATGTATTATTAATAACAACACCAGCACACATATTATccaatattgaatttatttaattttcttagaCTAGTTTTTCTATCATAGTCTCACTAAATTGACcacttaaaataattaaattgaaatacgggattctaattaattaaaatagagGATGTTACAAACAGCATTACTTACAGCACAACATATAACTCTagcaaaaaaagaaacaattctTTGTTGCTTTACTTCTTAGACACAAAATACAAACAGTcctaacatataataattcttaAACAACGCAAAATAGAAATAGTCCTAACAAAGGAttcttaaacataaaaatagaaGCAGTCCTAACATTTAATTCTTCTTTTTAACTAACATCCTAGTTCTTTTTTTAACTAACATCCTAACAtttaggggtgtacatgggttgggcaaatccggtcgacccggtcaaacccacccaacccaacccaaaaaagtgggttgggtcgggcaagtgggtggatatggatttcaaaaatgaaaaacccattaaaaaaatcgggtttcgggtaaaaccggacccaacccaaaaaacccactaacccactagtgctatgtttcttgaaatttttttatgaaaatactaaagattttttcatttgattattaaatattttttatattgaaaatgagttatactattttttacgaaaataaaaaagattgaataatttttataaacaaatatgataacttttcgcattattttttaaaaatttaaaaaatttgaataattttcataaacaaatatagtgattcatggtttagtcatttgatattaaaaaaagaaaaaaaatcatttggataacacgctatccaacccgtaaattagtagatttacacacaaaaatgggtgattattttttatagtgaaaaaaagttaccctatttttcaagaagatacattgattgagttattttttatgagaaaatatgatgattcaatatttagatatttaataaaaaaaatagaaaaataatttgggtaacccacaacccaacccaatccaacccggaaattagtggatttacccaacccggcccaatgttataacgggttgttattttactaaacccaacccggagtaccatatgtggtttgggttttggttttggccaaacccaacccaatccggcccacgtacacccctactAACATTACCATAAAAACTTGACACCccgaataaaaaaaatgtcacctTAGACTTATTTGTCCATAATATCCGTAACACCCCGAATAACCCAAGCTGAATAAATCAACAGTCTCCCGTGGCATGGTGCTCTATTAATCCTTCCAAATCCTTTTTCGCCCCACTTTTCTCCATGCGAATTCTGGATTATCCAGAATTTGATCAATTTGTTATTCTTGATCGTCTCCCCAAATCCAACCAGCATGACTCCATGTTTTTCGGCTTTCTCAAAAACTGTTTCATCTACCGGTCCAGAATATACCTcctaataaaattaaatgaaattgtaaatttatttttacatatcACAAAATAATATTGAGATTTtaataaaacattaattttaaactCACTCCAGTCATTCTTTCCATCCCCGGAAGCCAAAGCATTTCTGCAGCCAGAGGTCCCTGTTGTATCTCCCATTCCAGATCTTTTTCAAGGCGCTTATTTGGTTTTAAAGGGatttccattttaaaaaaagtttgcaCACGAAGGCATGGCTGAACAAAACCAAATTAactaattaacaattaaaaatttaaaaagaaatgaCAGAAtatgaggatttttttttttggtacaaacagaATATGAGGATATTcctaaaataaatatgtaaatatTTGTTGTGATTATTATAGTGTAACGACTACCTTAATTAGAATCTCTTATGTACTCTTTGTATATATTTTAACCAAATCAATGAGAAAGGCAATACAATATTCAtcttataagaaaaaaagaagaaaaaaaatgtaaagtgaAACGAGACTATCATATATACCTTGCGCTTGTATTCAAATGGAGTGACCTTTCCATCAAAATCATAAGGACAGTCACGTTCCAAGATGCAGCCATTGTCCCTAATCCACACCAAGGTATCTTTAATTGAAGCCCCTTTCACTTTGTCCTTCTCCTTTTCACTTGGTTTCGTCAAGTGATTAAATACATCTTGACATGAGAGTAAGATCTTCTTCTCGTAAAGTGACTCCATAACACCCAACACGACAAAGGCGAAGCATGATtctgaaatttaaaaattttgagTCAATATTTCTATAACGCCCCATATCAATTGTCTAGAATATCGATAAGAACATACATAATTAAGTCCGGATACATTAAAATGACGAGGATAATTTGTCTTAATTTACATGGTAACACCAGCATCAATAATAATTCAAATACAGACAGCAGAAAATCGCTACATGAATTCAAATAGTTCAATCTATccaaaataaggaagaaaataaACCAATAGGAGTGTGTCAATGAACACATGCACAACTCCTTTTGCCAACTTCTTACCCTTATCTTGATCGACctgtttatctaaaaaaaaaggtaaaaggGAATGGGTTGAGACAAAAGCCTCAGTCAGTTTAACTAGGGTGTTAGTGGTTAGAGCGGTTATCCTGCCGGTTGATCAATATATGTATTATTCTATAAGTACTTCAATTCAACGTAATAAAATGTGTCACACAATCATAAATCTTGGTTCGTTTTATTAAGGTGAGTAGTCTCAAACGCCGGCGTGTCCGGCCAATTGTAAGTATAATAATTGGACGCGGAAATTACCTcgcatattaattaaattaccaTGTGGATTCCTATAATGCGAAATCCAACAAACGCGATTGACTATAATACGAAGCTCGTGTGGCGTCCCAGTGACCATGTAGAAAATGTAATTATAATCAGCACATAATAATGTATGTACCAGAATTCAAGTATAATGATCAACTAAAATATCCTGCTCAAACTAAATAAAGGGACACTAGTAACTGTCTCGCTTATAGATAATCTAGCTACCAATGTCCCAAACCCATTTACATTTTCTTTCTTAAGCAATgaattatttaagtttattccCAAATCCCATACTAATTTACTAGTTTTAAGTACCTAATAATCTTAATTCTTATGATAGCACGTTGATTCAGGGTTCAATTATCATTTCTAAGGTGTCTAATGCGTTGAgaaagtttaaaaataattattttatgctATGGTGCAACCGGCTCAAAAATAGAAAACTGGGCTTTTTGCACCGGTTCAAATACAGCAGCTTTTAAAAACCTGTTCCAGCATTGTATTTGGACCAGTGCATGACCTTTTGCACAGGTTCAAAGTCTGTGCGCTGCAATAACAACCCAGATTTGGAAAAAACACGTTTTAACTTCCATTTTCTTTCAAAAGCTTACATTCTCAACACATTAGAACATAAAATGAATATGGTATCATATTATAGTTATGGGGAAAGTATTTCTAACTAATTATTAACTCTAACTTCATGGTTTTATTCACTAATTTTACTATCTACCATGAACCCCCTTTTTCATAACCCAAAAGTTAGAACTTAAATTCCTTAATTCCTATTAGTACATGCAATTAATTAATTCTTATGCTAAGGTGAATGATTCTTAAACTTAAAAGAGGTGGGCTCTAATCCTAAAGGAACTCACCTTTGATTGTGCTCAGATCCAATCATTCTTCAAATTACAACTTCCAAGTTCTGTCCTTGGGATGGAATTCCACTTTTCTGCAGAAACTCCACTTATTCAAGAATTTTAGTGATAAGGTTTACGTGGAGTAGAAGGGGAAAAGGTTTGGATTCTTCAACTTAGTTTATTGTTACCATGATATGCTAAAACCCAATTTGCATGTGATGGTTGGTGTGTACGAGAGATTGAAGATAGtaatgaaaataatataatggtggcttttttttgttgttgattacATAGAGAGCAAAAGTCAAACCATCTAATAACAAATTAATGGAAATGCTAACTAGAAAGATTTaactaactatctatattcttaacacTAAATACTCTTTTACCACGTAATTACTGGTCTGCCCTTCCTAACTTATTCcttattttcttcataaaatactattttatactccctccgtcccaaaaagaatgactcagttgaccgaaacacgcatgtcaatgcataactttggcgactaatatctttaattgtataatagtaaaaattataaaaaattgatattttgaaaatactcatcgagacgaatctaacaacatcttatatgttaatatttatttttatttattagtagaaaaatatggtcaaaacaatatatatgaatagtgcatatattcaaaatgggtcattctttttgggacggagggagtatataaatTGGAGTTTCTACCATTATAttaattagattagattagatttggATTGTTACATTTTCAATGGATCACAAGTGTATTTTTAAAGCtctgattaaaaataataaatatgcaTGCcactaattttatatttttgtatgataaaaggagaagaaaagtaaaataagttataccTCCATAGCCCTGGTGTTTGACGTCGGGTAACTTACCGACCGTATCTTGCCAATTAAACGAAGTCACCTTGActtttttctacaaaaaaaaaaaaaaaagtatataaaaatacaaatcagAATGATTATATGGCAAATTTCTACTAAAAATACAAAACTAGAATACATAACTAGAAGATTGAAACGTCATATTACACATTGGGGTTAGTGTTTGAAATCGAGATTCTAGTAAAAATAGAACTTTATGAAACATCATATTGATgaatttttagtataaaatcGAAATTCTAGTCAAAATTAGAACTTTATGAAACATCATATTTGTCTCATATTGATGAATTTCTAGTAAAAAATCGagattttagtaaaaaaatagaactttATGAAACATCATAAaattagtgattttttttttttgaaaaggcaaACTTTATTCAAGTTAAATCCACACAATCAGTACGGGAGAAGCAAATGGCAAACAGAAAGAAACACACCAAACACCAACAACCCTCCAAGCAGAGAGACTCAAAAACCGCCCCCCAACACACAGCTAAACCTCTGCTTGAACAAAAAGGTTGTCCCACTTACATAAGAAAGAAGTAAAAATAAGCTACtctaaaaatcaaaagaaaaaaacaaaaataagttaCTCTAAAAAGCAAAATCAGAAATGAGGATGAGGAAGAAATAGATAAAACCTTGGGTTCATCAAACatcttgtttttttgtttgatgagagagaagagaggaTCAGTTCCTTCATCAGAcatattgttgttgttgatgattttcTTGTAAGAGTTCGTTCCACATTCTTCTCTCTTAAAAGGGAGAAATTTTCATTCTCTCTTCCCACCATTGTACAATCTCTGCAATACTATAGTACAAGAGGCAGAGACGCAGAGCCTCTCCAAAATAGTACAAACAAACAGAACAGCTGCACCCACTCTCCCACTTTGCTTGTTGCGCGCTAAGTTTTGTATATGAAAGGCACGCTATTTTTCTTTCGTTTTCTTCTTTCCGTAAATTCTTATTCTTTTTGCTGTGCTATTGTTACTCAACGTTTCTATTACCATATTTAACCCAAATGCATTAAATTTTATCATTTCCAATTCAAATTAGCTCACCCTTCACCTTCACCTTCACCCTTCACCTTCACCTTCACCTTCACCTTCACCTTCACTAAATAGTAAATATCAGAA
It contains:
- the LOC123907837 gene encoding cathepsin 7-like isoform X1, whose product is MSDEGTDPLFSLIKQKNKMFDEPKKKVKVTSFNWQDTVGKLPDVKHQGYGESCFAFVVLGVMESLYEKKILLSCQDVFNHLTKPSEKEKDKVKGASIKDTLVWIRDNGCILERDCPYDFDGKVTPFEYKRKPCLRVQTFFKMEIPLKPNKRLEKDLEWEIQQGPLAAEMLWLPGMERMTGEVYSGPVDETVFEKAEKHGVMLVGFGETIKNNKLIKFWIIQNSHGEKWGEKGFGRINRAPCHGRLLIYSAWVIRGVTDIMDK
- the LOC123907837 gene encoding cathepsin 7-like isoform X2 — translated: MVTGTPHELRIIVNRVCWISHYRNPHGNLINMRESCFAFVVLGVMESLYEKKILLSCQDVFNHLTKPSEKEKDKVKGASIKDTLVWIRDNGCILERDCPYDFDGKVTPFEYKRKPCLRVQTFFKMEIPLKPNKRLEKDLEWEIQQGPLAAEMLWLPGMERMTGEVYSGPVDETVFEKAEKHGVMLVGFGETIKNNKLIKFWIIQNSHGEKWGEKGFGRINRAPCHGRLLIYSAWVIRGVTDIMDK